The genomic DNA TTTCACTTCAGCTGCAGTCTTTTATGGCTTTCACCTTTAAAGTACCAGCCTAAAGCTCCATTCTCCCTTTGCAGTTTAGGTTAACTGTCTTCAGAAGAAGAACCAGCCTCAATCCCACCTTTGACCTGACAAATGAAGCGTCTCCTCCACCCTGAGAACCAGCCTTAAGTTCAACTCAGCCTAAACGTTTAAAAAGCCAAGGGGCTCCTCTACATCAGTCTGAAACATTTTACACAACAGCCTCAAATGTAACTTCTCTGGCAATATACAGTTTCCTCATTTTCAGAGTTGACTTAACCAATCACCTGAATGACCTTTAACCCATTACCAGCTTGAATCAACCATACCTGCAATCAATACTTACCCTGTAGAGGACCCATGATCATGATCACCAGTGTCCAACACTGGAGGGTAACTCTACCTTTAGTCAAGTTAATCCTCTGAAACCAgcaaaaacactaaaacccCTATACCAGCTAGAAGCTCATCATTGGGAACGTTTGCCCCATTTGCCTTGTAAAAACATAGCCCCTCTTCTTCGGATAACATATCCAGACATCACTTCTTGTCAGTGTACAAGCCGGTGACAAGGGCTACAATGTCTGCATTCCAAAATGTTTATTACACTCCTATAACCTCTGCTTTAGGACCCACAACCATTACTGATCCATGTGGCGTCACTTCTCTTGACTGAAATACAGTCGTATCCAAACAGGTGGTGTAGTCCACCCTTGTTATTCTAATTTATTTTGCATTATGATTatagtatttatttttgttatatttaattTTACTGTAGCTAGATCTTGGTCATGCTtgaacttttttaaatttttttttaaatgtttaccaAATTACATGACATTAAATTTAGCCCCACAGAAGCATATGCAGTGCTAAAGGTTTACTCAATGTTTTGTTGAAAGAATCACATCTCTTTCACACTGTGTGCAAATGCAATTTTATTTAGACAGTAATAAGCTATCCCACACTGTCCAAGCACAAGGCTGAAAGCAATAAAGCGTCTAGTTTGATCATATCCTTAACGTTGGCTGTGTTCAGAACACTATTCTGTCCGTCCAATACCAAATTGCTTTTTGCTAGTTTTCCACTTGCTCCAGTAGTGGCATCAGTTTTAATATTGAGCACTAAAAACGATtgtaattgattttaaaaaaaaaagctatggTGAATGTGTATTGAATGTAGCTTGTCTAATCATGTTGTAATGTGCTTCAGATTGACAAGTCTTAAAAAATGTCTGTAGAATGAACATAAACACTACAGAATACTTATTTTGGTTTATACTTCAGTGTTTAGTACTGTATCTTTTATGTATtgtagcaaaaaaaataaatttggaGACTTCCCATTAATAATTCAATGTATATTTGACACAGAATTGCACTGCTGACCTGTTGGAATCCATGAAACCAAATAAGACATTTCAATATGATCATTTATCAGCATTTTCCTGGTCCAAGTCCTAAGGAGATCACCACCAAATTGTGTCTTAACATGGGTATATGACTCTTGCACAAAGTTCCTTGTTACaggtcttcccccccccccccaacctgtTTGGGAAACTATAAAATGCACTATGAAAAAGACTTCTGTTAAGGAAGTATGTCAAAGCACACCCCCAAATGTTTTCTCTCATGCTTAATCAGCCATCCAAGGTGACTTTGTTGCAAAACATGTGCTGCTGGTCCCCTGCTAGTACTTTGTTACAGTTCCCGAAACTTTCCCTGGAATCTTAATAAACCTCTACCACCCAGACAATaatcaatgtcttttttttaagcttaccattaatgttaaaatactTAAAGTGGGTGTCTCGTATTAGACCGACAAGTATCACAGATAAATCAAGTCTGTAGTTAACACTGTCCTGTAAGCCTCCTGAACTAACAATGTCAAACATGTCAAACAAAAAACTGATGTGACTTTTGGAGAAATGGGTTGTATTAACAGATGCAGCATGCTGCTCGATTTATTAATAATGGTAAATCCTATAGGACCCAACAGAGcaacaatgtaatgtaaaaacagtCAGAATGAAGcaatcatttaaaaaactgaaaacaaaacaatgtttatttCACTGTTATATACACACAGAAATTAAAACGCAAATTCAGCCATGTTAAATCAACACCATTATTGACATTCAGACTCCCTCACAATGGGTCAGTGTTTAAAATCCAGCTTCAAATTTACAAACCAAAATCTGCAGGTGTGTATATTTATACTCAGGGGTTAAATTGGGCTTTGTGGTTTCAGGTTTGCTAGCTACCAAAAATTTGAGGCAACCTGCTGCAAACCatcttaaaaaaagatataGTATCATTTTGTAAGAGCAAAACAGTGTTTGAAAAGGCCCAATGAGTAAGATTTtccttaaaaacaatgtatggactcatacaaaaataatcccTTTCAATCATCACTTGTGACCCTCTGGAAGTGTGTGGcagtgtctgtatctgcagagaccctgcTCTCTGCCTGCATTTTCTTATTTTGCTGTGTTCGGGACGTTTCTGGGCATCAACCTCTAAAAACATTGCGACTAGGTGCCAGATCATAAGCACACATCCAAGAGAAAGCTACGAAATTGGTggacaaaaaatgaaaatatagtAAGTCAAGACATGAAGTGGACAAAGCTCATTCCAAAACCAGAGTGAACCTGGGGTTGGCTTTCACCTGCTGGCGAGCAACGTAACCCTTGTCGAGCCGGGAAGGAGGGACTCGTTTTGAATGTTGTGTTTAAGAACGGCGACCGACAAATCCTACTCATTTTGCCCTTAAATAGAATATCAAAGCCATTTACATTCCGTTATTAAAGCCGTCAGTTTCTCTGACCTAAGCGCCTACCGATGACATAGAAAAGCGTAGGCCTATGTAGTGGGGCTGAGCCCCAATTTAACCCCCGTTTATACTCTTTTAGCAGGTATTTGGCCTTAGTGAAACCTGGACACAAACAGCAAACCCTACGGCTTTTCTACACCACTTCCTGTTCTTACATAACACTGACCATGTTCCAGTGCAGGGAAAATCCCCtctatttgatatttttttgttgtacCTACATAATATATAAGAAAACTACATCAATATTTCAAACAATGGTGTGCAAGCAATTCCTTTCAAAGCTTTCTTTAGTTGGGACAAATAAATCATGTATAAACACAATGGAAAACACTGAAACAGCTAGTGTACAGTGGATTATTATATACAGAACATATCAGGTCACTGAGGCATTAGATGTCTGACATTGTATTTTGACGTGTCATGGTACTGGGTCATTGGCTTGTCTGCAATACCACATGTTCCCACTCCAACCTTTCCATTTACACTTTCTGGAGATGCAAATATGCTCCTCTTTACCtagaagaaaaaacagaaaagccATCAATGTTTCAAAATACAACAATGGATTATTGGATGACTTTTAAATATACAACACACATGCAATCTTCCCACAGCAATTCATGGACTGTGTGGAACTAGTGTCAAGTTACCTAGCCCTCCAGTCATGTACCACGCTGCAGTATGCAATGCAGTGTGAAGGACAAGGGGTTGCTATGCTAGTGGCTGAAATAGCTCAAATCTATCCATCCATTGAAGAGATCCATGTAACTGTGAATTCACACTTGGACTTTTTTTTAGCTGAATTTTGATGCTAGATAGCAAATGGAAGGAGACGTCCATTGTTTGCTCAATGCGCAGTTACTCTCAAATAAATTCAggcctcttaaaaaaaaaaagaaaaaaaaaagagaacacgTACCTGTCCTTTCTTGTTCTTTGAGTAGGCTTTGTTGTTGAACTGTTGCCACTTTGACTtttgttcctccctctcttgctCCAATTCCTTCATCCTCAGTACCTTCTTCTGTGCTTTCTTCTTCTTATACTCTCTCTGCTCCGCTATCTGCTCTTTCCTAAAGAGACAGACAAGGAAGAGAAACATTTAAATCCTGTCCATGAtgtacaaatacacaaacgtgATATAACAACTATGAAAGAATATCATTAGTGAgtccaacatacagtataacttCAAGGAAAGCTGCATTAACGGAACCATATGAccataaatacaaaatatattcaACTATAGTAATGTATAAACTGTACTATTGTATATTAACCGTATCTCTGCTGAAGCCATCTCCGTTATGTAAATCTGTTAAAAGAGCACAGACTTAGGGTctctttccttagtatgtgcatGTCAATGATCGTTCTTTATGTAGAAAGATGACACAGGATGAGCATTGTTAAATCAGTCAGAAATAAAAGTCAACAGAGGCACTGTTGATGTTGCACGTTAAATGTTAATTTGGGTTCTAGGGGGCATACGTAATTTCCAACCAGCAAGGACTAATAAAGCTAGGTGCTTGATTTTGAAACTGTATTGCAAAATCGTTAACTCAAAGTTTGATAGATAGTTTAGAgagatgttttcctttttaagGATTAAAACGCTAATCAAAAACCTCAATCATTTATTTAATCAACCAGGCCTGGAAATGGTTTGTTTTGATGTCTATATGCCTATCATCTGCCAATCATCTACTGTGCAGCCAACTTGAAATAATAGCCAACTTTTTTCAAATTCACCCATGTCATTACCATGCAATATGAGGATGGCACAGTAGAGCGTTTACTGAATACTACTCCACTTACTGGTGCTAATGTCCTAAAATTATAGTCATTTTAAAGCCAATTAAAAGGGGAGCTGCTCACAATTATATAAACCATTATATAAACCAAGgattacataaaacaaaaaaaaattaactaaacAAAGAGGTGGCACTTGCACAATGTAATGTGAATCCCAGTACATTCCTTAAAATGTTAATAGGCAGGATGTAAGCAAAGGTTTGTGTGTACAAACATTAAGTTAGTGAGACACACAAGAGTTTTTTTGTTCATACTTTGATTTCGGCTTTAGACTCCCATCCTCGTCAGAAcgtctcccctcctctcttgcTCTGAGGTTCTGCAGAGGAATCACTTCAGCATTCCCGTACCCAGCGAAGGTGACGGCTGCGGTTCCGTTCTCCCGGTCTATCTCCTCAATCTCAGCCTCATACACCCTGCCAAAGAATCACGTCTGTAAGCAGGTGAGTATGAGCCAAATACTCAAGCTCTACTTAATAAGCAACACTTAAACAAATATAATACTTAATGGTAAATGAATATGTGCGATATGTGACTACAGGATATTCTTTGAGCATTTTCTATGACAACAATTTACCTCAAGAATATACATTTTGTTCCCCTTAAGGTCAAACATGCACAAAACTAAAATGTACAGCTGCTTGTCTCTACACGTTTTGGGGAAAtgcactgagaaaaaaaaatataaaaaaatactgcTTGGCAAATTGTATAACATTTACACCTTGGGATTGAATGCAGTCCTAGCCAATCTCAGATTTCAACTACGCAAAAACAGCCCAAATTACACTCTACTTCAGGTCATGCCTCTGTTGTGAAAACGTGTTCCTTGTAGGTTTTTCTAACAATCTTTCTGAAAAGCTAATGATATGAGCAATGTATTCACATATTAAGATACATTGTTATCCACTACTATACAGACTAACACACACCTCATTATCTAACAAAGGTAAAACAACCAAAGCACTCAACTACATTTGAATGTAAAATTATAATACCTTTGTTATAATAAGGTGTTTCATTGAATCGTTTACCACAGAATAATAGAATACCACAATATAATTTGTGGGCTTTTAGAATGATTGACTGACAACTCCTGAATTATCAGCCACTGTGAAATAACACCAAAACCcaaacaaaaatttaaatgaaatgctTGCAGTGCGGATAATCAGGTTTGGGGGAATTTCTCAGTGGGTGAAATCGTTTGACCTGTGCAAAAATAAGTTGCAAACAACGGCTTCATCTCGAGGGACAACATGCACTTATTATCTTACTACGAATAGTTAGATACCTTTATCCAAAGTGACATACAAATTACGTACAATCATATGCACCAAAGATAAACAAATAACATGGATGgacatgaatattttttatatatatatatatatatatatatatatatatatatatatatatatatatatgttaaatataaaaaaccaCTACTCTAATTCCACCCACCACTACTCTAATTCAGATAAAGAACTCAAATTGTAGTGCTATAAGGCATGCGCTTGCATGTTTTCATGAGAAGAGGCTGGTGATACTCACTGTCCGTCCTGATTCCACACAGCCATACATTTGTCCCCCACTTTCCAGCCATGCTTCAGGGGTACCGTTTCCGAGCCATCGGTACTAGAAGCGCTATCAGTGGGCTGTGAGGTCAGGAGGTCTTTTGTCAAATCGATGACTTCCTGTAGAAGaaaacatgatttaaaaaaaaaaaatatatatatatatatatatatatatatatatatatatatatatatatatatatatattttaaatcatATTTGCTTGTAAATGAGGATGCATATTCTTACAATGTAAGAatatatttcacaataaaatgttatACTGCAAATTTATGGAAGCAAAGAAAGGCTCTAAGGATTTGATTCTTGTAGGTAAGTGAATAcctaattgtgatttttttttgtagttgcaAAATCTGAAAATACATATTACAAATTTCAGAGAGGAACTCAAACTATATACATTCAGATTAATAATTTCCAgagtaaaacatttaaatgctagaATTTTAGTGGCATTTGATTTT from Sander lucioperca isolate FBNREF2018 chromosome 15, SLUC_FBN_1.2, whole genome shotgun sequence includes the following:
- the smndc1 gene encoding survival of motor neuron-related-splicing factor 30, with translation MSEDLVKQLNSYKAQLQQVEVALSTDSENEDLLKLQKDLQEVIDLTKDLLTSQPTDSASSTDGSETVPLKHGWKVGDKCMAVWNQDGQVYEAEIEEIDRENGTAAVTFAGYGNAEVIPLQNLRAREEGRRSDEDGSLKPKSKKEQIAEQREYKKKKAQKKVLRMKELEQEREEQKSKWQQFNNKAYSKNKKGQVKRSIFASPESVNGKVGVGTCGIADKPMTQYHDTSKYNVRHLMPQ